In Leucobacter sp. CX169, a single genomic region encodes these proteins:
- the rpmH gene encoding 50S ribosomal protein L34: MSKRTFQPNNRRRAKVHGFRLRMRTRAGRAILGARRAKGRTKLSA; the protein is encoded by the coding sequence ATGAGCAAGCGCACGTTCCAGCCCAACAACCGCCGCCGCGCCAAGGTGCACGGCTTCCGCCTTCGCATGCGCACCCGTGCGGGTCGCGCGATCCTCGGCGCACGTCGCGCCAAGGGCCGCACGAAGCTCTCCGCGTAA
- the rnpA gene encoding ribonuclease P protein component: MPSRQHRVTRGDEYRSIVRKGRRVGGAYCITHAVLRSPEDPARFGYIVTKAVGNAVTRNLLRRRLKGITEALLHDGLTGVDVVFRVLPASSDAPYARMADEVGRAVRRVVAERNQ, translated from the coding sequence GTGCCGTCGAGGCAACATCGAGTCACGCGGGGTGACGAGTACCGAAGCATCGTCCGTAAGGGCCGCCGCGTGGGAGGTGCATATTGCATCACCCACGCGGTTTTGCGTTCCCCGGAGGATCCTGCACGTTTCGGATACATCGTTACGAAGGCGGTGGGCAACGCGGTCACGCGAAATCTTCTGCGCCGCCGCCTGAAGGGCATCACTGAGGCCCTGCTGCACGATGGACTCACCGGGGTGGACGTAGTATTTCGCGTACTCCCTGCCTCTTCAGATGCGCCATACGCGAGAATGGCAGACGAAGTCGGTCGGGCCGTACGCCGCGTGGTTGCAGAGAGGAATCAGTGA